A genome region from Corvus hawaiiensis isolate bCorHaw1 chromosome 4, bCorHaw1.pri.cur, whole genome shotgun sequence includes the following:
- the SCAF11 gene encoding protein SCAF11 isoform X5: protein MFFLTFLNSSPGLTGSPRIQITFGNTFQITFCKMKNRKQCIQDSEDQTHEGMEGEENEESCSCSTLLYDGNTCPICLNCLLEQEIAFPESCSHIFCMTCILKWAETQASCPIDRRPFQAVCRLDALDKQIKVQVKKQLRRKEEEENCACNNKTYSHAKMRSFVRRAVCPDRGPVTVKLSRIVKKKYSNILYDKQNKKALSVKRNKPRRQTCWNECIRTNFFSTLLAGGSSEESFFSCRNDCTEFTEVNAGIRQKRQELELSCSSVIARVERVPLISYGAEAETFLLTSSAVAGRVLPTNIRPSENFESLGKGYAVACTQEGEEKKEASGSSGTRGSRRKSVTTTPMRRSARNSKNEVLSQSHSSPQSSSSACSASDSNNPSLNKTHAEPEKAPPKRKSKRAVKQQTPAVKKKLRSSVRPEKSPCGSVEDDDIAEPEAVLTLDKDHQSDNESNNASLSQKNNVETESANGLESCSEHAEVEETTGECDRDEDTSGNADVSFSLQEPPILTLGSEIQEFEVKEATEKKVDLTNQDNCENTLEQMETVASPKDDVRDHVTSEKVDQASCSPQKELMENTETLTKVDQPIVSPENELLEHLEPLGKDQPLESLGSELPEHPEAMEIDNSETELKPVADCANTKPVQDEKPDALIHSISMDSTSEQPLEENTISESEKGGTSESPHVNAEHKHFGEDNNEMIPMDCDSFCSDQNEPKIEQLPPDESTEQGEVNSLQCDMGNSASGSDEKDETLSQERECQPELKKEKKARTRRSRFHSPSTTWSPSRREGRKSQSPFPKRETTGDRSSRSPKKANVRDGRRSLSCSPKRDTLRDEKKPPSQSPKRETVRESRRSSSRSGTKDSPPRRKSRSRSSDRDNQRRDRDRRNRRWSRSRSRSRSRSRSRTRNKGTSFSRNERESHSPRWRERWANDSWRSPRGNDRYRSDQEKQSENLKKEKDNTEKSNDDQCSSDKQRNDCPDWVMERINSVPEVRNREREKPHWEEGRHDNAGPSWNKNFGSGWIPNRGRGQRGRGGRGRGGFMFGDQSDNHWQNRKPLSGNSNGSGNEASRFSEQQPYKRKNEQEYSFDTPADRSGWTSASSWAVRKTLPADVQNYYSRRGRNSSSPQSGWGMRQEEETPEQDPNLKDQGNQQSDGSQLPINMMHQQMNVMPQVNAQHQPMNIFPYPVGVHPPLMNMQRNPFNVHPPMPMHLPTGVPLIQVAAPTNISQGLPPPPPPPPPSQQVNYIASQQDGKQLQKLLIQEKAAQEVKLAIKPFYQNKDITKEEYKEIVRKAVDKVCHSKSGEVNSAKVANLVKAYVDKYKHSRKKNPEEAVSCERK, encoded by the exons atTACATTTTGTAAGATGAAGAACAGAAAGCAATGTATTCAAGATAGTGAGGATCAAACGCATGAAGGCATGGAAG GTGAAGAAAACGAGGAAAGCTGTTCCTGTTCTACTTTATTGTATGATGGCAACACGTGCCCCATCTGTCTGAACTGCCTTCTAGAACAAGAGATTGCGTTTCCTGAGAGCTGCAGTCATATCTTCTGCATGACTTGTATTCTTAAATGGGCTGAG acaCAGGCTTCATGTCCTATTGATCGCAGACCATTTCAAGCAGTGTGCAGGCTGGATGCATTAGATAAGCAGATAAAG GTTCAGGTTAAGAAACAGctaaggaggaaggaggaagaggaaaactgTGCCTGCAATAACAAAACTTACAGCCATGCAAAGATGAGAAGTTTTGTGAG AAGGGCTGTATGTCCAGACAGAGGGCCAGTAACAGTAAAATTAAGCAGaattgtgaagaaaaaataca GTAATATTTTGTAtgacaaacaaaacaagaaagcttTGTCTGTGAAGAGAAACAAG CCCAGAAGACAGACCTGTTGGAACGAGTGCATCAGAACTAATTTCTTCAGCACGCTTCTGGCTGGTGGCAGCAGTGAAGAATCCTTTTTTAGCTGTAGAAATGACTG TACAGAATTCACAGAAGTCAATGCAGGGATCAGACAGAAGAGACAGGAACTGGAATTGTCCTGTTCATCTGTGATTGCTAGAGTTGAAAG AGTTCCTTTAATATCTTATGGAGCTGAAGCTGAGACCTTTCTTCTCACTTCTTCTGCAGTGGCTGGGAGAGTTCTTCCAACAAATATCAGGCCTTCAGAAAACTTtg AATCTTTAGGCAAAGGATATGCTGTTGCATGTACCcaagaaggagaagagaaaaaggaagcttCTGGTTCATCTGGCACTAGAGGAAGTAGGAGGAAATCCGTTACTACTACTCCTATGAGGAGGTCTGCACGAAACAGCAAAAATGAGGTTCTGAGTCAGTCTCACAGCTCCCCTCAATCAAGCAGTTCTGCTTGCAGTGCCTCTGATAGCAATAACCCATCTCTGAATAAAACTCATGCAGAACCAGAGAAGGCTCCTCCAAAACGCAAGTCTAAAAGAGCAGTTAAACAACAAACACCTGCAGTTAAAAAGAAACTCAGAAGTTCTGTGCGTCCTGAAAAATCGCCCTGTGGTTCAGTGGAAGATGATGACATTGCTGAGCCTGAAGCAGTTCTAACTTTAGATAAAGACCATCAGTCAGATAATGAAAGCAATAATGCAAGCCTCTCACAGAAGAATAATGTGGAAACAGAATCTGCTAATGGATTGGAAAGCTGTAGCGAGCATGCAGAAGTTGAGGAAACTACAGGAGAATGTGACAGAGATGAAGATACTTCAGGCAATGCAGATGTAAGTTTTTCTCTCCAAGAACCCCCAATACTAACTTTAGGAAGTGAAATTCAGGAATTTGAAGTAAAAGAggctactgaaaaaaaagtagatcTTACCAATCAGGACAATTGTGAAAATACTCTTGAACAAATGGAAACAGTAGCTAGTCCCAAAGATGATGTACGTGACCATGTAACTTCTGAAAAAGTAGATCAGGCATCATGTAGTCCTCAAAAAGAATTAATGGAGAACACAGAAACTTTGACAAAAGTAGATCAGCCCATAGTTAGTCCAGAAAATGAATTGTTGGAACATCTGGAACCTTTGGGAAAAGATCAGCCATTAGAGAGCCTTGGAAGTGAATTGCCTGagcatcctgaagccatggaaaTAGATAATTCTGAGACTGAACTAAAACCAGTAGCAGACTGTGCAAATACAAAACCTGTTCAAGATGAAAAACCAGATGCATTAATACACAGTATTTCTATGGACAGTACATCAGAACAACCCTTAGAAGAGAACACCATTTCAGAAAGTGAAAAGGGTGGAACTTCAGAATCACCGCACGTAAATGCTGAACATAAACATTTTGGTGAAGATAACAATGAAATGATACCAATGGACTGTGACTCATTTTGCAGTGACCAGAATGAACCTAAGATTGAGCAGTTACCACCAGATGAAAGTACAGAGCAAGGAGAAGTGAACTCCTTACAGTGTGATATGGGAAACTCTGCATCAGGTTCTGATGAAAAAGATGAAACTCTTTCTCAAGAAAGAGAGTGCCAGCCAGAgctcaaaaaagagaaaaaggctcGAACTAGAAGATCTAGATTTCACTCTCCATCGACAACTTGGTCTCCTTCTAGGAGAGAGGGCAGGAAATCTCAGTCACCATTCCCTAAAAGGGAGACAACTGGAGACAGGAGCTCACGATCACCCAAGAAGGCAAATGTGAGAGACGGAAGGAGATCCTTATCTTGTTCTCCAAAGAGAGATACGCTCAGAGATGAGAAAAAACCACCATCTCAATCTCCCAAAAGGGAAACTGTCAGGGAAAGCAGGAGATCATCATCTCGATCGGGAACTAAGGATTCACCTCCAAGGCGAAAATCTAGGTCTCGAAGCAGTGATAGAGATAATCAAAGAAGAGATCGTGACAGAAGGAATAGGAGGTGGTCTAGGTCACGGTCACGATCTAGATCAAGATCACGATCTAGGACTAGAAATAAAGGTACGTCATTTTCTAGAAATGAGAGGGAAAGTCATTCACCTCGATGGAGAGAGAGATGGGCAAATGACAGCTGGAGGAGTCCCAGAGGAAATGATCGATACAGAAGTGATCAAGAGAAACAGAGTGAAAATCTTAAAAAAGAGAAGGACAATACAGAAAAAAGCAATGATGATCAATGTTCTTCAGACAAGCAGAGGAATGATTGTCCCGACTGGGTAATGGAGAGGATAAACTCTGTTCCTGAAGTCAGgaatagagagagagagaagccaCATTGGGAAGAGGGCAGGCATGATAATGCAGGACCGTCTTGGAATAAAAACTTTGGCTCAGGTTGGATTCCAAATCGAGGGAGAGGCCAGCGTGGCCGAGGTGGGCGTGGCCGAGGTGGTTTCATGTTTGGAGACCAGAGTGACAATCACTGGCAAAACAGAAAACCTCTCTCAGGGAATTCAAATGGTTCTGGGAATGAAGCTTCAAGATTCTCAGAACAGCAGCCGTACAAGCGTAAGAATGAGCAAGAGTATTCGTTTGATACACCCGCCGACAGGTCTGGGTGGACATCTGCATCCAGCTGGGCTGTGAGGAAGACTTTACCTGCTGATGTGCAGAATTATTATTCAAGAAGGGGACGCAATTCATCGAGCCCACAGTCTGGATGGGGAATGAGACAAGAAGAGGAGACACCTGAACAAG atcCAAATCTCAAAGACCAAGGCAACCAGCAAAGTGATGGTTCTCAGTTACCAATAAATATGATGCATCAACAAATGAATGTAATGCCACAAGTGAATGCACAGCACCAACCTATGAATATCTTCCCGTATCCAGTGGGTGTCCATCCTCCCTTGATGAATATGCAACGAAATCCTTTCAACGTCCACCCTCCAATGCCCATGCATCTCCCTACCGGAGTGCCTCTCATACAGGTAGCTGCTCCCACAAATATTTCTCAGGGATTACCTCCGCCTCCACCTCCACCCCCACCATCTCAACAAGTCAACTACATTGCTTCACAGCAAGATGGAAAACAATTGCAG